The Populus trichocarpa isolate Nisqually-1 chromosome 2, P.trichocarpa_v4.1, whole genome shotgun sequence genome has a window encoding:
- the LOC18096067 gene encoding uncharacterized protein LOC18096067, with the protein MENNSKQMENRKEGVEEKKGKLDGLPMESSPYLKYTDLEDYKRIAYGTEGHQEVKPNQGGGGTDAPTLSGNDLSPGKMAIIDAAANRHGIP; encoded by the coding sequence ATGGAGAACAACAGCAAGCAAATGGAAAATAGGAAAGAGGGTgttgaagagaagaaaggaaaactTGATGGATTGCCCATGGAGAGCAGTCCCTACTTGAAGTATACAGATTTGGAGGATTACAAGCGCATAGCCTATGGCACTGAAGGACACCAAGAAGTTAAGCCTAATCAAGGTGGAGGTGGCACCGATGCTCCCACACTTTCAGGGAATGACCTCTCCCCAGGAAAAATGGCAATAATTGATGCAGCAGCCAATCGTCATGGCATTCCATAA
- the LOC7474554 gene encoding protein PLASTID MOVEMENT IMPAIRED 1, which produces MATDRRRSNTQLLEELEELSESLYQAQTSTNRRTASLAFPRSSVPSIISDESGTAKIDEKSSSRTWSRRMSLSPWRSSPKPDEETERRTSNINQPEIKKLDDIATSTEKKGIWNWKPIRALSHIGMQKLSCLFSVEVVAVQGLPASMNGLRLSVSVRKKETKDGAVHTMPSRVSHSAADFEETLFIKSHVYCTPGKGKPLTFEPRPFMIYVFAVDAEELDFGRSIVDLSRLIQESMEKSQEDTRVRQWDTSFNLSGKAKGGELVLKLGFQIMEKEGGIDIYSQAEGSKSSKSKNFSLSLGRKQSKSSFSVPSPRMTGRSEAWTPSKANPVADIHGMDDLNLDEPAPAPSSSPSIQKSEEPEQKIEDLDLPDFVVVDKGVEIEDKEENENVDSEENVKEKSHSSEVVKEVVHDKVHLTRLSELDSIVQQIKALESMMGEEKTVKTGDETEPPKLDSDEETVTQEFLQKLEDAETNAFKFNQPEIPPLHLDGGDDSSEAESKVYLSDLGKGLGCLVQTRDGGYLAATNPLDTVVSRKDTPKLAMQLSKPLVLQPDKSINGFELFQRMASIGFEELCSRILSLMPLDELLGKTAEQIAFEGIASAIIQGRNKEGASSSAARTIAAVKTMATATSTGRKERISTGIWNVNESPLTAEEILAFSLQKIEAMAIEALKIQAEMAEEEAPFDVSPLAGNASTDSGKDQNYPLDSAISLEDWIKNYSLVSPGKPATITIAVVVQLRDPIRRYEAVGGPVVALVHATQADIEEDNYDEEKKFKVTSSHIGGMKAKSGRKRNVWDSERQRLTAMHWLVEYGLGKAGKKGKHVLSKGQDLLWSLSSRIMADMWLKHMRNPDVKFTK; this is translated from the coding sequence ATGGCAACAGATAGAAGGAGATCAAATACTCAACTGTTGGAAGAACTGGAAGAACTTAGCGAGTCTCTTTATCAAGCCCAGACTTCCACCAACCGCAGAACTGCTTCCCTCGCATTTCCTCGATCTTCAGTTCCTTCTATAATATCAGATGAGAGTGGCACAGCAAAAATCGATGAAAAATCAAGCAGCAGGACTTGGTCCAGGCGGATGTCGTTGTCGCCTTGGCGGTCTAGTCCAAAGCCTGATGAAGAAACTGAGCGCAGAACATCCAATATTAATCAACCAGAAATAAAGAAGCTGGATGACATAGCTACTTCAACAGAGAAAAAAGGGATTTGGAATTGGAAGCCAATCCGAGCCCTGTCTCATATTGGGATGCAGAAATTAAGCTGTTTGTTCTCTGTTGAAGTAGTTGCTGTGCAAGGCCTTCCAGCTTCCATGAATGGACTCCGGCTTTCGGTTTCTGTTAGGAAGAAGGAGACAAAAGATGGTGCGGTCCATACAATGCCATCAAGAGTTTCACATAGCGCTGCTGACTTTGAAGAGACGCTGTTTATCAAGAGTCATGTGTACTGCACTCCTGGCAAAGGGAAGCCGCTTACATTTGAGCCCCGtccatttatgatttatgtatTTGCAGTTGATGCTGAAGAGCTTGATTTTGGGAGAAGTATAGTGGATTTAAGTCGACTTATTCAGGAATCCATGGAGAAGAGCCAAGAAGATACTCGAGTGCGGCAGTGGGACACGAGTTTCAACCTATCTGGGAAGGCAAAAGGAGGAGAGCTTGTTCTCAAATTGGGATTTCAGATTATGGAGAAAGAAGGAGGGATTGATATTTATAGTCAAGCTGAAGGATCGAAGTCTAGTAAATCGAAAAATTTCTCACTTTCACTGGGACGTAAGCAGTCTAAATCATCCTTCAGTGTCCCAAGTCCAAGGATGACAGGACGATCAGAAGCTTGGACTCCTTCGAAGGCAAATCCAGTTGCAGATATTCATGGAATGGATGACTTGAATCTTGATGAGCCAGCTCCAGCTCCTTCATCATCCCCCTCTATTCAGAAATCAGAAGAACCAGAACAAAAGATAGAGGATCTTGATCTTCCAGACTTTGTAGTTGTGGATAAAGGGGTGGAGATTGAAGacaaagaagagaatgagaaTGTAGATTCTGAAGAAAATGTTAAAGAAAAGTCACATTCAAGCGAAGTTGTCAAGGAAGTAGTTCACGATAAGGTACACCTGACAAGACTATCCGAGCTCGATTCAATCGTTCAGCAGATAAAAGCTCTTGAATCCATGATGGGAGAAGAAAAAACTGTTAAGACAGGAGATGAAACTGAACCACCAAAATTAGATTCAGATGAAGAAACAGTAACGCAGGAATTTCTCCAGAAGCTCGAAGATGCAGAAACTAATGCTTTCAAATTCAATCAACCTGAAATTCCCCCTCTGCATCTCGATGGAGGTGATGACTCTTCAGAGGCTGAATCCAAGGTATATCTCTCAGACCTTGGGAAGGGATTAGGCTGTCTGGTTCAAACAAGAGATGGAGGCTACTTAGCAGCTACGAATCCTCTAGATACTGTTGTTTCGAGGAAAGATACTCCAAAACTAGCAATGCAGTTGTCAAAACCACTCGTTCTTCAACCAGACAAATCCATAAACGGGTTTGAATTGTTTCAGAGAATGGCATCCATTGGTTTTGAAGAGCTTTGTTCTCGAATTTTATCATTGATGCCCCTCGATGAACTGTTAGGGAAAACTGCAGAACAGATAGCGTTTGAAGGCATAGCTTCTGCAATCATCCAAGGGAGAAACAAAGAAGGCGCTAGTTCAAGTGCTGCTCGTACCATTGCTGCCGTTAAAACAATGGCAACAGCGACTAGTACAGGCAGGAAAGAGAGGATATCAACAGGAATTTGGAATGTAAATGAAAGCCCTTTGACAGCCGAGGAAATCTTGGCATTCTCATTGCAGAAGATTGAGGCAATGGCAATAGAAGCCTTGAAGATTCAGGCAGAAATGGCAGAGGAAGAAGCCCCCTTCGATGTTTCTCCACTCGCTGGAAATGCAAGCACAGACAGTGGGAAGGATCAAAATTACCCTCTGGATTCTGCCATTTCACTAGAAGATTGGATAAAGAACTACAGTTTAGTTTCTCCAGGAAAGCCAGCAACAATTACCATAGCTGTGGTTGTCCAGCTACGGGATCCTATAAGGCGATACGAGGCAGTTGGCGGACCTGTGGTTGCACTAGTTCATGCGACACAAGCAGACATCGAAGAGGACAATTACGATgaggaaaagaaattcaaagtaACAAGTTCGCACATTGGGGGCATGAAGGCAAAGTCAGGAAGAAAGAGGAATGTGTGGGATTCGGAGAGGCAAAGGCTAACTGCAATGCACTGGCTGGTTGAATATGGACTTGGAAAGGCagggaaaaaaggaaaacatgtgTTATCAAAAGGGCAAGATCTCTTATGGAGCCTTTCCTCAAGAATCATGGCTGATATGTGGCTCAAACATATGAGAAATCCTGATGTGAAGTTCACAAAGTAG